The following are from one region of the Rosistilla carotiformis genome:
- a CDS encoding serine/threonine protein kinase translates to MKQIRLEDLQLGTTIGVGTVGTICDATDPRDGARYAVKILHPAVSRDPLIRARFEREMAILQRMSHRNIIEYYGGGEHDGQLYYVMELVDGGSVKELFHGGQCLSWQEVVSLTIQICSALQYAHNHGVIHRDIKPANIFLTSDGTVKLGDFGIARDLHNSDLTEAGMTVGTHAYMAPEQITGDASITGKVDLYALGCCLYEMLTGEKAFSGDNFMQLFEAHLHGTPPRVRDRIPGCPSAFDEIIAQLLEKDPEKRPFNARHVQGVMLQIATEHNVEESILANAKTESGHRPDVGAETAIGIGQNRLRDRIRRGGQGLERPEASWTVMLAIVLFVSAVLGLLLIFQKD, encoded by the coding sequence ATGAAACAGATTCGGCTGGAAGACCTCCAGCTTGGAACGACGATCGGTGTTGGCACTGTCGGCACGATATGTGACGCGACCGATCCCCGCGACGGTGCCCGATACGCCGTTAAAATCTTACACCCCGCGGTTTCGCGGGATCCGTTGATTCGCGCTCGCTTCGAACGCGAGATGGCGATCCTGCAGCGGATGTCGCACCGCAACATCATCGAATATTACGGTGGTGGCGAGCACGACGGGCAACTGTATTACGTGATGGAGCTTGTCGACGGTGGGTCGGTCAAGGAGCTGTTTCACGGCGGCCAATGCCTCTCGTGGCAAGAAGTGGTTTCGCTGACGATTCAGATCTGTTCGGCGCTTCAGTACGCCCACAATCACGGTGTCATCCATCGTGACATCAAGCCCGCAAATATTTTTCTGACCAGCGATGGGACGGTGAAGTTAGGCGATTTTGGCATCGCCCGCGACCTCCATAACAGCGACCTCACGGAAGCGGGGATGACGGTCGGGACCCATGCCTACATGGCTCCGGAGCAAATTACCGGAGATGCATCGATCACCGGCAAAGTCGATCTGTATGCGTTGGGCTGCTGCCTGTATGAGATGCTGACGGGAGAGAAGGCGTTCAGCGGCGACAACTTCATGCAGTTGTTCGAAGCCCATTTGCATGGCACGCCCCCTCGAGTCCGCGACCGCATTCCCGGTTGTCCCTCAGCGTTTGACGAGATCATCGCACAACTGCTGGAAAAAGATCCAGAGAAGCGTCCCTTCAACGCACGCCACGTGCAGGGTGTGATGCTGCAAATCGCCACCGAGCACAATGTTGAAGAATCGATTCTTGCCAACGCCAAAACGGAATCGGGACATCGCCCTGACGTTGGCGCCGAAACTGCGATCGGGATTGGTCAAAACCGTTTGCGCGATCGCATCCGTCGTGGCGGCCAAGGGCTCGAGCGCCCCGAGGCATCCTGGACGGTGATGTTGGCCATTGTCTTGTTCGTGTCAGCGGTGTTGGGGTTGTTGCTGATCTTTCAGAAAGATTAG
- a CDS encoding HD-GYP domain-containing protein, producing the protein MPLDFGRLGVGTVLKESLYSDSGMLLLRRGSYISEEVYNRLRRRSTSRTASAPAWGDPYTAKLPGSNGSRHGCKPYDAQQIQRLQDRFESASETVTDLAEAFNQRKLTSDAGLRELAGDYIEEMARDMDQVLSALCEVPEDQRLAARCIRMGMISIAIGIEMDLPKDDLIQLGTAGVMHDWGLFGEPTDLRFIHPAMTLHQRIQYTRHPFHTYDLLRSITNVSNSVVQAVLQTHERLDGSGFPTGLRGDQIQPFARILAVADTYLSLTEPLGDLPSVVPCDAVAYLVGQLGKSRFDPRAVRGFLQAMAQFPIGSLLQLSDFRQVKVLRSNGKQYGRPIVQDLMNSEILDLAKQDLRVVKPILRHDPPEYRLKPEFRRLMDNRDLPEYLHQDCFVRPEAVEA; encoded by the coding sequence ATGCCCCTGGATTTTGGAAGGCTGGGCGTCGGCACCGTACTCAAGGAATCGCTGTACAGCGATTCTGGAATGCTTCTGCTGCGCCGCGGCTCGTACATCAGTGAAGAAGTTTACAATCGCTTACGCCGACGCAGCACCTCGCGGACGGCGTCCGCCCCGGCGTGGGGCGATCCCTACACCGCCAAGCTGCCCGGATCCAACGGCTCGCGGCATGGGTGCAAGCCCTACGACGCCCAACAAATCCAACGCTTGCAGGATCGTTTTGAATCCGCTTCGGAAACCGTCACCGACCTGGCCGAAGCGTTCAATCAACGCAAGCTGACATCGGACGCGGGACTGCGAGAACTGGCCGGCGATTACATCGAAGAGATGGCTCGCGATATGGACCAGGTCCTATCGGCGCTGTGCGAAGTTCCCGAAGACCAACGTCTCGCAGCGCGTTGCATTCGAATGGGAATGATCAGCATCGCGATCGGCATCGAGATGGACCTTCCCAAGGATGATCTCATCCAATTGGGAACCGCGGGGGTCATGCACGACTGGGGCCTGTTTGGCGAACCGACCGACCTGCGGTTCATCCACCCAGCGATGACGTTGCACCAACGCATCCAATACACGCGTCATCCGTTCCACACCTACGATCTGCTGCGATCGATTACCAACGTTTCGAATTCCGTCGTGCAAGCGGTTTTACAAACACATGAACGGCTCGACGGCAGCGGCTTCCCGACGGGACTGCGCGGTGATCAGATCCAACCTTTCGCGCGGATCCTGGCGGTTGCCGATACGTATTTGTCGCTGACCGAACCACTGGGCGACCTCCCGTCGGTCGTTCCCTGCGACGCGGTTGCCTACTTGGTGGGACAGCTGGGCAAATCGCGATTCGACCCTCGCGCGGTGCGCGGATTCTTGCAAGCGATGGCCCAGTTCCCCATCGGCAGCCTGCTGCAATTGAGCGATTTTCGGCAGGTCAAAGTTCTCCGCAGCAATGGCAAACAATATGGCCGGCCAATCGTCCAAGACTTAATGAACAGCGAAATATTGGACCTTGCCAAGCAGGACCTGCGGGTCGTCAAACCCATCCTTCGCCACGACCCGCCAGAGTATCGACTGAAGCCCGAATTTCGGCGGTTGATGGACAATCGCGATCTGCCAGAATATCTCCATCAAGATTGTTTCGTGAGACCCGAGGCGGTTGAGGCGTAG
- a CDS encoding SDR family NAD(P)-dependent oxidoreductase: protein MTLPGIKLFDLSGKSAIVTGGSKGLGQAMAAGLASAGADVMLVSRSQQEASDAAAKIASEFGHQAFGFAADVSQPEQVQSMVDEAINRFGKIDILINNAGINIRGSIESLTLDEFRQVQSINTDAMWSCCKAVVPFMKQAGSGKIINLASTLGLVGLANRTPYATSKGAVVQLTRALGLELAGDGIQVNAICPGPFLTPMNESIADTEEGKQFIVGATAVKRWGELEEIQGAAIYLASAASNYMVGSLLVVDGGWTAR, encoded by the coding sequence ATGACGCTACCAGGAATCAAGCTGTTCGACCTCTCGGGTAAATCGGCGATTGTCACCGGCGGTTCGAAAGGACTTGGCCAAGCGATGGCCGCGGGCCTGGCATCGGCTGGTGCCGACGTGATGCTGGTCAGTCGATCGCAGCAAGAAGCCTCCGACGCGGCGGCCAAGATCGCTAGCGAATTCGGGCACCAAGCGTTTGGATTCGCCGCGGATGTCTCTCAACCCGAACAAGTCCAATCCATGGTCGACGAAGCGATCAACCGCTTTGGCAAGATCGACATCTTGATTAACAACGCGGGGATCAATATCCGAGGTAGTATCGAATCGTTAACGCTCGATGAATTCCGGCAGGTCCAATCGATCAACACCGACGCGATGTGGAGCTGCTGCAAGGCGGTGGTCCCTTTCATGAAACAGGCGGGTTCGGGCAAGATCATCAACCTGGCCAGCACCCTGGGCTTGGTGGGCCTGGCGAACCGCACCCCTTACGCGACCAGCAAGGGAGCCGTCGTCCAGCTGACCCGAGCGCTGGGGCTGGAATTGGCCGGCGATGGGATCCAAGTCAATGCGATCTGTCCCGGTCCGTTCCTGACGCCCATGAACGAATCGATCGCGGATACCGAAGAGGGAAAGCAGTTTATCGTGGGTGCGACTGCGGTAAAACGGTGGGGCGAACTCGAAGAGATCCAAGGGGCCGCGATCTACCTGGCGAGCGCCGCGTCGAACTACATGGTCGGCAGCCTGCTGGTAGTCGACGGGGGCTGGACGGCGCGATAG
- the rplU gene encoding 50S ribosomal protein L21 encodes MYAIFVDGGKQYRAEPGQEIDIDYRDVEKGESLDFPKVLAIGSDDGFKLGSPTVSGATVKVSVLGPKQGEKVYVEKFRRRQSFKRRTGHRQLYTRVRIESIEV; translated from the coding sequence ATGTATGCAATTTTCGTGGATGGTGGCAAGCAATATCGTGCTGAGCCCGGCCAAGAAATCGATATCGATTACCGCGACGTCGAAAAAGGGGAAAGCCTTGATTTCCCCAAGGTTTTGGCGATCGGTTCGGACGATGGTTTCAAGCTTGGTTCGCCAACGGTCAGCGGTGCCACCGTCAAGGTTTCCGTTTTGGGACCGAAGCAGGGCGAGAAGGTTTACGTTGAAAAGTTCCGTCGCCGTCAAAGCTTCAAGCGCCGTACCGGCCATCGCCAGCTTTACACCCGCGTGCGTATTGAATCGATCGAAGTCTAG
- the serC gene encoding 3-phosphoserine/phosphohydroxythreonine transaminase, protein MTAQAVQERIYNFSPGPATMPLSVLQQVQDELLCLPGSGCSIMEMSHRDKTFLDILHAAENGIRSLLNVSDDYAVLFLQGGARLQFSMIAANLLRGQSGKAQYLVTGSWGKSAVAEAVKEGPTEVIWDGKADNYNNIPSDADYSVDPSAAYLYYCSNETIQGVQFQTEPTAPQGVPLICDSSSDFLCRPVDIEKYGILYACAQKNAGPAGVTVTVIRKDLLERSQAELPGYLNYKNHADNDSEWNTPPTFAIYVLGKVLNWLRDDIGGLQAMQDVNREKAALLYDLIDQYPEFYIGHAAPGCRSLMNVTYKLPSDELQSAFLTQAAKHNLGSLKGHRSVGGIRASIYNAMPREGVAALADFMKDFVAQNG, encoded by the coding sequence ATGACTGCCCAGGCTGTCCAGGAGCGAATCTATAATTTCTCCCCAGGTCCAGCAACGATGCCGCTGTCGGTATTGCAACAAGTGCAAGACGAACTGCTGTGCTTGCCTGGATCGGGCTGTTCGATCATGGAAATGTCGCATCGTGACAAGACTTTCCTCGACATTTTGCACGCCGCCGAAAACGGCATCCGTTCGCTGTTGAACGTTTCGGATGACTACGCGGTGCTCTTCCTACAAGGGGGAGCGCGGCTGCAGTTTTCGATGATCGCAGCGAATCTTTTGCGTGGCCAAAGCGGCAAGGCCCAGTATCTCGTCACCGGCAGCTGGGGCAAATCGGCCGTCGCCGAGGCGGTGAAAGAAGGCCCAACGGAAGTTATCTGGGACGGCAAAGCCGACAATTACAACAACATCCCCAGCGACGCCGACTACTCGGTCGATCCGTCGGCGGCCTACCTGTATTACTGCAGCAACGAAACGATCCAAGGGGTTCAGTTCCAAACCGAACCTACCGCACCACAAGGCGTGCCGTTGATCTGCGATTCGTCGAGCGATTTCCTGTGTCGCCCCGTCGATATCGAAAAGTACGGCATCCTGTACGCGTGTGCTCAGAAAAATGCCGGCCCTGCAGGGGTGACCGTGACCGTGATCCGCAAGGACTTGTTGGAACGGTCGCAAGCCGAACTCCCTGGCTACCTGAACTACAAGAACCATGCCGACAACGATTCGGAATGGAACACCCCGCCCACGTTTGCGATCTACGTTCTGGGCAAGGTATTGAACTGGTTGCGCGACGACATCGGAGGCCTGCAAGCCATGCAGGACGTCAATCGCGAGAAGGCAGCACTCCTGTACGACCTGATCGATCAATACCCCGAATTTTACATCGGACACGCAGCCCCCGGATGTCGTTCATTGATGAACGTCACCTACAAATTGCCTAGCGACGAATTGCAGTCCGCGTTTTTGACCCAGGCGGCGAAACACAATCTCGGCAGCCTGAAGGGTCATCGCAGCGTCGGCGGCATCCGTGCCAGCATCTACAACGCGATGCCTCGCGAAGGTGTTGCAGCCTTGGCCGATTTCATGAAAGATTTTGTTGCTCAAAACGGTTAG